In one window of Rhinopithecus roxellana isolate Shanxi Qingling chromosome 15, ASM756505v1, whole genome shotgun sequence DNA:
- the TMEM86A gene encoding lysoplasmalogenase-like protein TMEM86A yields the protein MVSPVTVVKSEGPKLVPFFKATCVYFVLWLPSSSPSWVSTLIKCLPIFCLWLFLLAHGLGFLLAHPSATRIFVGLVFSAVGDAFLIWQDQGYFVHGLLMFAVTHMFYASAFGMRPLALRTGLVMAVLSGLCYALLYPCLSGAFTYLVGVYVALIGFMGWRAMAGLRLAGADWRWTELAAGSGALLFIISDLTIALNKFCFPVPYSRALIMSTYYAAQMLVALSAVESREPVEHYRLSKAN from the exons atggTGTCCCCGGTCACTGTG GTGAAGAGTGAAGGACCCAAACTGGTGCCATTCTTCAAGGCCACCTGCGTGTATTTCGTGCTCTGGCTGCCCTCATCTAGCCCGTCATGGGTCAGCACCCTCATCAAATGCCTGCCCATCTTCTGCCTCTGGCTCTTCCTTCTGGCCCATGGCCTGGGATTCCTGCTGGCCCACCCCAGTGCCACCCGCATCTTTGTGGGGCTTGTCTTCTCTGCTGTAGGTGACGCGTTCCTCATCTGGCAGGACCAAGGATACTTCGTGCATG GTCTGCTGATGTTTGCTGTGACCCACATGTTCTACGCCTCGGCCTTTGGCATGCGGCCACTGGCTCTTCGGACAGGTCTGGTGATGGCGGTGCTGTCTGGTCTGTGCTATGCCCTCCTCTACCCATGCCTCTCAGGTGCCTTCACCTACCTGGTGGGGGTCTATGTGGCCCTTATCGGCTTCATGGGCTGGCGAGCTATGGCAGGGCTGCGGCTGGCCGGGGCAGACTGGCGCTGGACAGAGTTGGCAGCTGGCAGTGGTGCACTCCTCTTTATCATCTCAGACCTGACCATCGCCCTCAACAAATTCTGTTTTCCTGTGCCCTACTCTCGGGCGCTCATCATGTCCACCTACTATGCGGCCCAAATGCTCGTCGCCCTGTCAGCTGTCGAAAGCCGGGAGCCTGTGGAACACTACAGACTGAGCAAGGCCAACTGA